One window from the genome of Tolypothrix sp. NIES-4075 encodes:
- a CDS encoding thiamine phosphate synthase, which yields MKEAGCDDESTNGVVVMVEPYSQTEQIQHVIYRILDANLDRAREGLRIIEEWCRFGLNNAQLALECKHLRQEIANWHTAQMRAARDTLGDAGTELSHPQEEQRANIKSLLQANFGRVQEAMRVLEEYGKLTHPNMGKAFKQMRYRVYTLESTLLGYQRHQLLLRSRLYLVTSQSENLLSTVEAALKGGLTLLQYRDKIGDDTVRLEQAMKLRQLCHSYGALFIMNDRVDLALAVDADGVHLGQQDMPIAIARQLLGPQRLIGRSTTNSKEMQGAIADGADYIGVGPVYETPTKVGKAAVGVEYVSYAAKNSPIPWFAIGGIDPNNINEVIDAGAQRVAVVRSLMEAEQPTLVTQYFLSQLYRVKANA from the coding sequence ATGAAAGAGGCTGGCTGTGACGATGAAAGCACTAATGGGGTTGTTGTAATGGTCGAGCCATACAGCCAAACAGAGCAGATACAGCATGTTATTTACCGCATTTTAGATGCCAATTTAGATCGCGCTCGTGAAGGCTTGCGAATTATCGAAGAATGGTGTCGCTTTGGCTTAAATAATGCCCAATTAGCTCTTGAATGTAAGCATTTACGACAAGAGATAGCTAATTGGCATACGGCTCAAATGCGGGCGGCACGAGATACACTAGGCGATGCTGGTACTGAGTTAAGTCATCCTCAGGAAGAACAACGCGCCAATATAAAATCGTTATTGCAAGCTAATTTCGGTCGCGTACAAGAAGCAATGCGGGTGCTGGAAGAATACGGCAAGCTCACTCATCCGAATATGGGGAAAGCTTTTAAGCAGATGCGCTATCGGGTTTATACCCTGGAAAGTACTTTATTAGGTTATCAGCGCCATCAATTGCTATTGCGATCGCGTCTTTATCTTGTCACCTCCCAAAGTGAAAATTTATTGTCAACCGTTGAAGCTGCTCTCAAAGGTGGATTAACGCTTTTACAGTACCGCGACAAAATCGGTGATGATACTGTGCGTCTAGAACAAGCTATGAAGTTGCGGCAGCTATGTCACAGCTACGGCGCTCTTTTCATCATGAATGACCGAGTAGATTTGGCTTTGGCAGTGGATGCAGATGGGGTACATCTCGGACAGCAAGATATGCCGATTGCCATTGCCCGACAATTACTCGGACCACAGCGCTTGATAGGTCGTTCTACCACAAATTCAAAAGAAATGCAAGGGGCAATTGCCGATGGAGCAGATTATATTGGTGTTGGACCAGTTTATGAAACTCCCACGAAAGTCGGTAAAGCAGCAGTTGGCGTAGAATATGTCAGTTATGCAGCGAAAAATAGTCCGATACCTTGGTTTGCGATTGGGGGAATCGACCCAAATAATATCAACGAGGTGATTGACGCAGGTGCCCAACGTGTAGCGGTAGTGCGATCGCTTATGGAAGCCGAACAACCTACTTTAGTAACACAATATTTCCTCTCCCAACTTTATCGCGTTAAAGCAAATGCGTAA
- the thiS gene encoding sulfur carrier protein ThiS — translation MSDQITLSLNGETRTCSSQTPLPDILQELGFNLRLIAVEYNGEILHRQFWSDTKIQQGDRLEVVTIVGGG, via the coding sequence ATGTCTGACCAGATTACACTTTCGCTAAACGGGGAAACTCGTACTTGCTCATCCCAAACACCTTTACCTGATATACTCCAAGAATTAGGTTTTAATCTCCGTTTAATAGCGGTGGAGTATAACGGGGAAATTTTACACCGTCAGTTTTGGTCTGACACAAAAATACAGCAAGGCGATCGCCTTGAAGTAGTCACAATTGTCGGGGGTGGATGA
- a CDS encoding glycosyltransferase family 4 protein, with amino-acid sequence MEQISQIDAKIQDKTASPDILVISRTFLPNQGGIGEYIYNRCLQDPERVIVLAGSCSGDKAFDRDQQFPVYRWSNPRFWRSGFVENNIKHILNLVCSFVLAVQLYFRYRYRYIEWGHGYNFISLLLLSYLLPIRFFIYLHGNDVVHVLRNPLWRSLFALTLIRAEGIVCKSSFIKDYLKANFRFNTPTHIINPILRPEKFAVAASVDSLNNLRVRVREAYNIPETSVVILSVGQLEKCKGFDRVIENLILLLTQGIDVHYILCGQGACELELKSLARRLRVDKRVHFAGYVSDRELAGYYAASDLFAMLTLFDTKSASIEGFDTVYLEAGYFGKPVIASCLGGVIDAIRHEENGILVNPNSGCEIFQAFSRLCKDQQLREKLGRIGKELAKRKTLHRTLYASRVS; translated from the coding sequence ATGGAACAAATATCACAAATTGATGCAAAAATCCAAGACAAAACAGCCTCTCCTGACATCTTAGTAATATCCCGCACCTTCTTGCCGAACCAGGGTGGAATTGGAGAATATATATATAATCGCTGTCTGCAAGACCCAGAAAGGGTAATTGTTTTAGCGGGTAGTTGCTCTGGAGACAAAGCATTTGATCGCGATCAACAGTTTCCGGTGTATCGCTGGTCAAATCCGAGATTTTGGCGTAGTGGTTTTGTCGAGAATAATATAAAGCATATTCTCAATCTGGTCTGCTCATTTGTGTTAGCCGTGCAACTTTATTTTCGCTATCGTTACCGCTACATAGAATGGGGTCACGGCTACAACTTTATTAGCCTGTTGCTATTAAGCTATTTATTACCTATTCGTTTTTTTATCTATTTACATGGCAATGATGTTGTTCATGTTTTACGCAATCCCTTGTGGCGATCGCTATTCGCATTAACACTGATACGAGCCGAAGGAATTGTTTGCAAAAGTTCGTTTATAAAAGATTACCTAAAAGCTAATTTCCGATTTAATACTCCTACCCACATTATTAATCCTATCCTCAGACCGGAAAAATTTGCCGTAGCAGCCAGCGTTGATAGTCTTAATAATTTGCGTGTTCGCGTCCGTGAAGCGTACAATATTCCAGAAACATCTGTAGTCATTCTCTCAGTAGGACAACTTGAGAAGTGTAAAGGCTTCGACCGAGTGATTGAAAACTTAATACTACTGCTGACTCAGGGGATAGATGTTCACTATATACTTTGTGGGCAAGGTGCTTGTGAATTAGAACTGAAATCTTTAGCACGTCGCTTGCGAGTAGATAAACGGGTACACTTTGCCGGATATGTAAGCGATCGCGAATTAGCCGGCTACTATGCAGCTAGTGATTTATTTGCTATGCTGACTTTGTTTGACACTAAATCAGCTAGTATAGAGGGTTTTGATACAGTTTACTTAGAAGCGGGTTATTTCGGTAAGCCTGTAATTGCTTCTTGTTTAGGCGGTGTCATAGATGCTATTCGCCATGAAGAAAATGGCATCCTAGTTAATCCGAATTCTGGCTGTGAAATTTTTCAAGCTTTCAGTCGCTTGTGTAAAGACCAGCAGCTACGTGAAAAACTAGGTCGCATCGGAAAAGAACTAGCCAAACGTAAAACCCTTCACCGCACGCTTTACGCTTCAAGAGTTAGTTGA
- a CDS encoding DUF1517 domain-containing protein — protein sequence MRKQLQQTIKPLLKTLFVLSLVFTLALSHADGALAARSGGRIGGGSFRAPSSRTYAPPGGGYGGGYGGGYGGYGGYYPGGGGFGFPFLIPFFGIGGGFGGLFTILIFLAIANFMVQAFRRATSGETTEDTGYSSNPNVSVTRLQVGMLAQARDLQPELNRIAETADTNSPEGRAEILQEASLALLRHPEYWVYAGGSTQQARLNSAEAQFNRLALAERSKFSEETLSNVNNQLKEATPKNALPGTDVDNPTDLITQGPGEYIIVTLLAATLGKFEIPAVNNVDDLRQALRQIGSIPSDKLLAIEVLWTPQAEGDTLTSDDLLAEYADLKLV from the coding sequence ATGCGTAAACAACTACAACAAACCATCAAACCGCTATTAAAAACTTTGTTTGTCCTCAGCTTAGTGTTTACTTTGGCACTGAGTCACGCAGATGGGGCATTAGCCGCTCGCAGTGGTGGTAGAATCGGCGGTGGTTCCTTCAGAGCGCCTTCTAGCCGCACCTATGCGCCTCCCGGTGGTGGATACGGGGGGGGATACGGTGGTGGCTACGGCGGCTACGGCGGATATTATCCTGGTGGTGGAGGATTTGGGTTTCCTTTCTTGATTCCCTTCTTTGGTATTGGGGGAGGATTTGGTGGTTTGTTTACCATCTTAATTTTCTTGGCGATCGCTAACTTCATGGTACAAGCCTTCCGTCGCGCTACCAGTGGCGAAACCACAGAAGATACAGGCTACAGCAGCAATCCGAATGTTTCCGTCACTCGTCTGCAAGTAGGTATGTTGGCACAAGCTCGTGACTTGCAACCCGAACTCAACCGAATTGCCGAAACAGCTGACACCAACTCCCCAGAGGGTAGAGCCGAAATTTTGCAAGAAGCCAGCCTCGCTTTGCTACGCCATCCCGAATACTGGGTATATGCAGGTGGTAGTACACAGCAAGCGCGTTTAAATTCAGCCGAAGCTCAGTTTAACCGTTTGGCACTAGCAGAACGCAGCAAATTTAGCGAAGAAACTCTTTCTAACGTTAACAACCAGCTAAAAGAAGCCACTCCTAAGAATGCTTTACCTGGTACTGATGTTGACAACCCAACCGACCTAATTACCCAAGGTCCTGGAGAATATATCATTGTCACCCTCTTAGCAGCGACATTGGGTAAGTTTGAAATTCCAGCAGTCAACAACGTTGACGACTTGCGTCAAGCTTTGCGCCAAATTGGTAGTATCCCCAGCGATAAACTTCTAGCAATTGAAGTTCTCTGGACTCCGCAAGCTGAAGGCGACACTCTCACCTCTGATGATTTATTGGCAGAGTACGCCGATCTGAAATTGGTTTAA
- a CDS encoding bifunctional serine/threonine-protein kinase/formylglycine-generating enzyme family protein, translating to MQICQNPNCSNPFNPDGNRYCISCGQSNFDKLLRNRYRVLRLLGEGGFSRTYEAADADRLNAPCVIKQFVPQVQGTGQRIKAAQFFQEEAFRLYELGENHIQIPRLLAYFQHGISLYLVQEFIIGKTLLAEVQQQPFNEEQIRQILLDLLPVLEFVHSQNVIHRDIKPENIIRRESDGRLVLIDFGGAKQVTQTSLVRQATVIYTIGYAPNEQMAGFACHASDLYSLGVTCVRLLTQSLPLLDDYGQIQDNLYDAMNGQWMWRERLQEKGIILSEEFGQILDKLLKHLASERYQSAAEVLKDLNSAKINLRENTAPTILATSQPTSPPQTQIISSLPTLSEFKFEVVTVDKKGKEISRNRQSANYLIEDFGKVVKLEMVSIPGGTFMMGSPEFEGDADEHPQHQVTVAPFFMGKYPITQAQWRAVAALPKVKQSLNPHPSKFKGINRPVENVSWHEAVEFCFRLREQTGRNYRLPSEAEWEYACRAGTTTPYHFGKTVTPELANCGGSDSYALDAKGKFRRETTDVGSFQLANAFGLYDMHGLVWEWCADPWHKNYEVAPTDGSVWELGGDEHRRVLRGGSWSFSPELCRSASRSWNEAVGGLRICGFRVVFS from the coding sequence ATGCAAATCTGCCAAAATCCCAATTGTTCAAATCCCTTCAATCCTGATGGCAATAGATATTGCATAAGTTGCGGACAAAGCAACTTTGACAAACTTCTCAGAAACCGCTACCGCGTATTGAGACTATTAGGAGAAGGTGGATTTAGTCGAACTTACGAAGCAGCAGATGCAGACAGATTAAATGCACCTTGCGTCATCAAACAATTTGTCCCACAAGTTCAGGGAACAGGACAACGTATTAAAGCCGCACAATTCTTTCAAGAAGAAGCATTTCGGTTATATGAACTCGGAGAAAATCACATCCAAATTCCCAGATTACTTGCATACTTTCAACATGGTATTAGCTTGTATCTCGTGCAAGAATTTATTATTGGGAAAACACTTTTAGCCGAAGTTCAGCAACAACCCTTTAACGAAGAACAAATTCGCCAAATTTTACTTGATTTATTACCAGTTTTGGAATTTGTTCACTCGCAAAACGTCATCCATCGCGACATCAAACCAGAAAACATCATCCGTCGTGAAAGTGATGGAAGACTAGTATTAATTGACTTTGGTGGTGCGAAACAAGTAACGCAAACCAGTTTAGTCAGACAAGCTACAGTAATTTATACAATTGGTTATGCACCAAACGAGCAAATGGCTGGATTTGCTTGTCACGCTAGCGATTTGTACTCATTAGGCGTCACATGCGTGCGACTTTTAACTCAATCGTTACCGCTTCTAGACGATTATGGACAGATTCAAGATAATCTTTATGATGCCATGAATGGGCAGTGGATGTGGCGAGAGAGATTGCAAGAAAAAGGCATTATTCTTAGCGAAGAATTTGGGCAAATTCTGGATAAATTATTAAAACACTTAGCCAGTGAAAGATATCAATCAGCAGCAGAAGTTCTGAAAGATTTAAATTCAGCCAAAATCAACTTGAGAGAAAATACAGCACCAACAATATTAGCTACTTCTCAACCGACATCACCACCACAAACGCAAATCATCTCATCATTACCCACCTTATCAGAATTTAAATTTGAAGTCGTCACAGTAGATAAAAAAGGTAAAGAAATTAGCCGCAACCGTCAAAGTGCAAACTACTTAATAGAAGACTTTGGTAAAGTCGTCAAATTAGAAATGGTATCAATTCCCGGTGGAACTTTTATGATGGGTTCCCCAGAATTTGAAGGAGATGCAGACGAACATCCACAACATCAAGTCACCGTCGCACCTTTTTTTATGGGAAAATATCCCATAACTCAAGCACAATGGAGAGCAGTAGCAGCATTACCCAAAGTCAAACAATCCTTAAATCCCCATCCATCCAAATTTAAAGGTATAAATAGACCAGTTGAAAATGTATCTTGGCACGAAGCGGTAGAATTTTGTTTTCGGCTAAGAGAACAAACCGGACGTAACTATCGTTTACCCAGCGAAGCTGAATGGGAGTATGCTTGTAGGGCAGGAACAACTACACCCTACCACTTTGGCAAAACAGTCACCCCAGAATTAGCAAACTGCGGTGGTAGCGATTCCTACGCTTTGGATGCAAAAGGGAAATTCCGCAGAGAAACTACTGATGTCGGCAGTTTTCAACTTGCCAACGCCTTTGGATTGTACGACATGCACGGCTTAGTTTGGGAATGGTGTGCCGACCCCTGGCACAAAAATTATGAAGTAGCACCCACAGATGGCAGCGTTTGGGAACTTGGTGGAGATGAACATCGTCGGGTATTGCGCGGTGGTTCTTGGAGCTTTAGTCCAGAACTTTGCCGCAGCGCTAGTCGCAGCTGGAATGAAGCAGTTGGCGGACTGAGAATATGTGGCTTTCGGGTTGTGTTTTCTTAG
- a CDS encoding ATP-dependent Zn protease: MSQTSLNLVAISIFLMTLSVLLGPLVNLSPAVPAIATFAVLGIATLDSFSLQGKGGSLLLDWIAGFSPEHRDRIVHHEAGHFLTAYLLGIPISGYTLTAWEALKQGQPGQGGVAFDDAELALQLEQGKITAQMLDRYCTVWMAGIAAEALVFDNAEGGSDDKIRIAGVLTSLGFSASASDQKQRFCLLQAKNLLQENWSSYQALVSAMRQRASVKECSEAIALNTELKVGS; encoded by the coding sequence ATGAGCCAAACTTCTTTAAATTTAGTTGCAATATCTATCTTTTTGATGACTTTATCGGTGCTGCTGGGACCTTTAGTGAATTTGTCGCCGGCAGTACCTGCGATCGCTACTTTCGCTGTTTTGGGAATCGCTACTTTGGATTCTTTCAGTTTGCAAGGTAAGGGAGGTTCTCTGCTTTTAGATTGGATTGCGGGTTTTTCACCGGAACATCGCGATCGCATTGTCCACCACGAAGCTGGTCACTTTTTGACTGCTTACTTGCTGGGTATTCCCATCAGCGGCTATACTCTGACAGCTTGGGAAGCTTTGAAGCAAGGACAACCAGGACAAGGTGGTGTTGCTTTTGATGATGCGGAATTAGCTTTGCAACTCGAACAAGGTAAAATCACTGCCCAAATGCTGGATCGCTATTGCACCGTTTGGATGGCGGGTATTGCGGCTGAAGCTTTAGTGTTTGATAATGCTGAGGGCGGTTCTGATGATAAAATAAGAATTGCAGGTGTATTGACAAGTTTGGGTTTTTCTGCATCAGCTTCTGACCAAAAACAGCGCTTTTGCTTGCTGCAAGCGAAAAATTTACTACAAGAAAATTGGTCTAGTTATCAAGCTTTGGTGTCAGCGATGCGACAACGCGCTTCGGTGAAAGAGTGTTCAGAAGCGATCGCACTGAATACCGAGTTAAAAGTTGGGAGTTAG
- a CDS encoding GGDEF domain-containing protein has product MNISILVFGSDKFLASLPNQIRDATVFSVEVIANLNQAVSRIQITPPDIILVQASVNASTELCCWLKDQTKLSWIYCILFEDRPEQLSQRNWEWDLEMTSTALKQGADAYIWQIPEEKRDHKSALSANNRLILAQLSVGLRKAQKYRDLIQKNDVLSAIALADSLTQMNNRRALEWDLPRQIQKSRNQNNPLSLIILDVDFFKKVNDTYGHLVGDRLLQLLSARLRNNLRFQDTAFRYGGEEFVIILANTTGEEALLVARRLNRIVSQEPFKINNQVTINVTISLGTASLRDEDDEDGMSMLDRADKYLLQAKATGRNRVISSNYLSHMSHLQVVSS; this is encoded by the coding sequence ATGAATATTTCTATTCTGGTCTTTGGAAGTGATAAATTTCTCGCTAGCCTTCCAAATCAGATCCGTGATGCAACCGTTTTTAGTGTAGAAGTTATCGCCAATTTAAATCAGGCGGTGTCGCGCATTCAAATTACGCCACCGGATATAATATTAGTGCAGGCTAGTGTTAATGCCAGCACGGAATTATGTTGTTGGCTGAAAGACCAGACAAAGCTATCGTGGATATACTGTATTCTCTTTGAAGATCGTCCGGAGCAACTCTCTCAAAGAAACTGGGAGTGGGATTTAGAGATGACTTCCACCGCGCTAAAGCAAGGTGCTGATGCTTATATTTGGCAAATTCCCGAAGAAAAAAGAGACCATAAATCAGCGTTGTCTGCTAATAATCGCTTAATATTAGCTCAATTAAGCGTTGGTTTGCGGAAAGCGCAAAAATACCGAGATTTGATTCAAAAAAATGATGTTTTGTCAGCGATCGCTTTAGCAGATTCACTGACACAAATGAATAATCGCCGTGCTTTAGAATGGGATTTACCCAGACAAATTCAAAAATCACGGAATCAGAATAATCCCTTAAGTTTGATTATTCTGGATGTAGATTTCTTCAAAAAAGTTAACGATACCTACGGACATTTAGTAGGCGATCGCCTTTTACAGTTACTATCTGCCAGACTGCGGAATAATTTGCGCTTTCAAGACACAGCTTTCCGCTACGGTGGTGAAGAATTCGTGATTATTCTCGCTAACACCACAGGTGAAGAAGCACTTTTAGTCGCGCGTCGTCTCAATCGCATAGTCAGCCAAGAACCATTTAAAATTAACAATCAAGTGACTATCAACGTCACCATTAGCTTGGGTACAGCTTCTCTGCGAGACGAAGACGATGAAGACGGAATGAGTATGCTAGATCGTGCCGATAAATATCTTTTACAAGCCAAAGCCACAGGGCGCAACCGTGTTATTAGTAGCAACTACTTATCCCATATGTCACATCTTCAAGTTGTTTCCTCTTAA